TTGAACCGACTAACGGTAAAATTCACTTCACTGGTTCTCTGGTTAATTCCGCATGCGGTCTGGCCCCAGAATCCAGCCCGGTGCAGGTAAATTTTGGTGAAATCCCAACTTCTCAGTTAAAAGACAACCAACGTGCTGGCGTTAAGCATGCCAAAATCGTGCTGCAGGGCTGTGATACCACCGTCGCGAAAACGGCTACTGTGACCTATACCCCGGCAACAATTGATTCAGATAACAACGCGCTGGCCGCATTCACCTCTGGTACTGCAAAGGGCGCGGGCATCGGTATGGTTGACAGTGGCAACCAGGACGTGGAATGGGGCAAAGCGGCCTCTCAGGTCAACATTACCGATGGCGAAACCGACATTGATTTCGTCGCTTACCTGCAGGCAAACAACGCATCTGCAGCGGTAACTCCGGGTGATTTCGAATCTACCGTTAATTTCCAGATCGACTACCAGTAACGATCTGCAGCAGGCGCAATTATGCGCCTGCCTAACCCTTCCTGCGAATAACTGAAAGGAAATGCGGTGATGCCTGGATGGCGTATTTTACTGCTTTTTATCTTTATATCGCCTGCATGGGTTTTGGCTGACGCTCATCGTCTTGTCAGTACGCCCGGCAAAATGCGCATGCGGGGAAATATTATTGAGGCTGCCTGTTATGTCGATCCGCGCGACCGGTCGCTACTGGTTGAATTTGATGACCTCTCAGCCAGAGATATTTCCGGTAAACCTGAAAAAGTATCTGCGCATGATTTCAGTATTCATTTGCTGGGATGTTCCCTCGGGGATTCTCAACATCCGGGGAATCTGTTTCAACGCGCCAATATTACCTTTTCCGGCGCACCCGATAGTGACAATCCTGATTATCTGAGCGTGCAATCGGAAACTGAAAATTTAGCGATAGAAATATATGACGGCAAAGGACAGCAAATTCATCTGGGTGAGCCATCACCGGACTATGCGCTTAACCCAGGGAAAAACACGCTCAATTTTACGGCTTATTTGATCTCCCGCGACGGAAGAATGACATCCGGC
The Citrobacter arsenatis DNA segment above includes these coding regions:
- a CDS encoding fimbrial protein, whose translation is MKMKNVAVACALMAGMTFTASSAFAAKNVEPTNGKIHFTGSLVNSACGLAPESSPVQVNFGEIPTSQLKDNQRAGVKHAKIVLQGCDTTVAKTATVTYTPATIDSDNNALAAFTSGTAKGAGIGMVDSGNQDVEWGKAASQVNITDGETDIDFVAYLQANNASAAVTPGDFESTVNFQIDYQ
- a CDS encoding fimbrial protein — its product is MPGWRILLLFIFISPAWVLADAHRLVSTPGKMRMRGNIIEAACYVDPRDRSLLVEFDDLSARDISGKPEKVSAHDFSIHLLGCSLGDSQHPGNLFQRANITFSGAPDSDNPDYLSVQSETENLAIEIYDGKGQQIHLGEPSPDYALNPGKNTLNFTAYLISRDGRMTSGEFTAVTHFVVNYL